In Paenibacillus xylanilyticus, the genomic window TCCTGCTCCATTTCATTTTCTTTCTGTTTGACCGATCGCTCCGCCTGTAACTGTGTCTCCCTGATCTGCTGCTTTTTCGTTTCCACAGCTATTTCCGTATTGAGCTCGTTTTCCTTCACTCGTCTCTCCTGCTCAATGGAGGCATTGCGGCGCACATATAATGCTTCATCCGCTTGACGTAAAATTTCTTCTCTTGCCTGTGCCTCCAGCGCCCGCATCGTTTCCTTATTCGGCAAAATGGCCAGAATGGATAGACTCATCAGCTCAACGCCCAATTTTTCAAGCTCCTCACTTTGCACCACTTCGCGCTTCATGCTGCTTGCAAGCCGTTCACTGGATTGAATGGCCTCCTTCAATGGCATCTGCTCCAAGTGCTTCTTGGTTAATACTTTGGCAGTCGTAATCACACGTTGATCAAGCTTGCCAGGATCGTCAGAGATATATTTGTTTTTGCGTAAGTTGTACGTGTAATTTAAGCTTTGCGTTATTTTCAGGTAATCCACGATGCGGTAGCTCAATTGGCCCTGAACCGTCACCGTTTGATAGTCCGCCGTAATTTCTTCGAACATAAACGGAACATCGACGGATGATACAGGCAGGACAACAACCGACGTTGTAGGCTCATAATAATAAAAGGACAGTCCTACACCTTCACGCTGCACCTTGCCATTTTTAATTTTCATTACATATTCACTGGGTTGAAACTTCACGAATCGGAATCCAAACATCGTTCATTCCCCATTTCTTAATATTGTCATTATGATATTATCGAAATGATAACAAACAACGATGATAATGTCAATATGACATTAATGAACTCCTAAAAAATAAAAGACCCGTCTCTTGGCCGCAGCCTTAAGACAGGTCTATATTTCATTGCTTCACTATATCAATATAGCAGTTCCATCATTCTGGCGACGACAACAGCACCTTGTGCACGGTTAGCCGTCTGTTTGGGAGCGAAGTTTCCATCGCCCATGCCCTTCAATAAACCTAACTGCTGCATGGATGACACGGCTTGCTTCGCATAACCTGCTATATCTTCGTTATCCCTGAACTCCCCAGTGGATACATCCAAATCGGACGTTGCATCCTGCTTCACAGCTTGCATGGCACGTTCCAGGATAACCGCCATTTCTTCACGGGTAACCCGCTCATGCACTCCAAACGATCCGTCAGGGCGTCCCTGAATAATGTTCATCTCCAAACCTAGACGAATCGAATCCGTATACCATTGTCCTTCGGATACATCACTTAACATATATCCGGTTTTGTTCGGAACATGAGACTCACCAATTCCCTGCACAACCATATGCAAGAACTGGGCTCTGGTCAGCTCACCCAACGGATCGAAACGGTTACCGGACATTCCGGAGACAATTCCTTTAGCATACAAACTTTTCACTTCATTTACTGCCCAAGAATGTGCTTGTATATCCGTCAAAGGCACATTCATCTCTACAATTACGAATGAACCGGATTGAAGCGGCTTGAACGTCATGACCTGTGCAGAATCATCATAAGCGGAATACAGAACTGTCTTCATCTGACCATCTGGCGATAAGGATTGAACAACGGGAACTGTATTCGCTGTCTCCGGTTTAGCTATATCCGAAAATGCGATCTCAATCGCTCGATCCGTCCAAGGCAGCACTTTGCCATCCACCAACAGTTTGACGTCGATAACGGAGTGATTACCGATCACTGCTTTTTGCTGCTTGGATAGATTCGCAGTGGATCCCTTCGATATCACCACATCCAGTGTTTTGGCAGTCGATGCATGCATCTCCTGAAGTGATTTCATCGGTATGCGTACCGATGTCTGGCCCACTCTCAGTTCCAGTGTCTGTAACGCCTGCGTCTGAACCCATGCTCCAACAGGCAATTGGAATGTGACTGCTTGGTATGGCTCAGCAACGTCTGCGACCAAACGCAGCTGTTGGTTTCCTGCTTCCAGCCCTTTAACCAATTGAATCAGCTGCTCTTCGTTCAGTGAAACAGAATACTGATCTTTCCCGGTCAAAACTCCTTTGATTAGGGTAGAACCCTTTTCGGTCTGATGTTCCGTTTCAGGTCCAGGTACTGTAACCGCTGGATTTCCTGGTGAGGATGGTTGTGACGGTTGGACTGGTTGCGATGGTCCAGAGGTTGACTCCTGCCGGACCAACTGACGCATGGCTTCTTTTAATGCACTGTCCGCTTCACTGATATTCTGAACTGAAGCTTCGATATCGTCCATCCATTCCTTGGCTGTAGTCAGCGCCTCCTCCAATCTGCTCCAACTCGCAGCCGTGTATTGATTTTGCTGAAGCTTGGACGCGGAGTCCACGGTCATCTGAAGAGCAGTTTTGTCTGCAGGGAATGTTCCATATGCCTCAAAATCCATGAATCCTACCCATGTCGAACCAGCCGTGATGGTAACCCGAATATAACGTGCCTGAGTGTTTTCCGGCAGTATGTGCCTTGGACTGGTGGATACAACGACATCGCTTGTGGTATCCACCACCGTGACATAATTTTCATTGTCTTCAGAAACTTCGATTCTGTATTTGATGCCTCCACTCCACATGGACATTTCTAACTTACGAATATTGGCAATGGTGCCCAGGTCCACCTGCCACCAGCTGCCTACACTTTGATCCGTTCCCCATGATGTATTCGGGTTGCTGTCAATCGCCCCGTCAGGTGAGTTACTCTGTCCGCCGCCTGTTCCTGCACTCGTGGAGGCTGTTGCTGTCTTCCCTGTTGTTAAGGCTTCGAGTTGAACAAGGTCACGACCGGCTTGCTGAAGCTGTTCCAGTGCTCGATTAACTTCAGACTGGATGGCATCAGGTTTGTCTCTTACCACAATGGCTGCCTGCAGCGCCGTCTGCAAAAGGCTCCAGCTTCGGTAAGTATACGATGATTCACTCTGCTGCTGAGTCTCTTCGATGAGCTGTATAAGCAGAGTCTTGTCTACATCGGACAAACCCTGAATGGCTTTCTCCAAATGAATTACTGCCTGATTCACTTCGGTCTGGGTCGCTCTTGGATCAGCCAGTACTTGTTTAGCCTTGACGAGAGCTTTGCTAAAAACGGCCCATGTTGCCATTGACCAATCTGCTTCATGGTATGATTCAGCTTCTGCAATTTTGCCTTCAAGCGCCTTCCGATCAGCCGGAATAACTTCAAGCTGCTGCATAACGGCTTCGAGTGCTGCTGCAGCTTCATCAGTCTCCTGTTGTGTCAGAACCTCTGAGGTATAGGCTTTATGATATGTGTTCTTCGCTGTCTGAATGGCTGGTGCCAGGGTTATCCAGCTAGACGGCGTATAATCAGAAGCCACCATTTCACTTCCGCGTTTAATGGCTGCCCATAATTGCTGGCGGTCTACAGGCAGGGTATCCATCCCTCGTTTGTACACATTCAGTGATTCCAAGGCACGACCTTCGAACGAGTACCCTCCATTGGCAGGGTACTCATCATAGTCAAACATGGCATGGTTCTCCCATGCATCTCCCTCTGAAGCAATCCAACCCACATTGGCGGCAATCCATGCCGGCTCCCAGTAGAAGAAGCCCGCTCCACGACCATGAGGAACTTCTGCAATCATATCCATAATGCCGGCGATGGCATCATGCTGACCTTGCACCGTAGCCGGGAAAGTCGCACCTCCCACATTCAGCGCCTCTGGACTGCCAATGATGTTGCCGTGGGCATCTCCATTTTTGTAGGAAAACGGATATGAGGTCTCGGCAATGATTACGTCTTTTTTATATTTGGCGGAGACTGTATTCATTGTCTTCCGTACGTCTGCGAAGGTTCCATGCCAGAACGGATAGTAGGATAACCCAATGATGTCATACTTCAGTCCGCGCTTCTCCAGTTCTCCAAAGTACCAATCGAACAGCTCCGGTTTGCCGCCTTCTGCCAGATGAATCATGATCTGAACCTGATCTCCACCATCAACAGCGCGCACCCCATCTACACCGCTCTTCAGCAAGGCAACATTCTCATCAAAATTCACATTGCTGTTCAGGCCATTTAGAACACCGCTGTTAATTTCGTTCCCGATCTGAACCATGTCCGGCATGGCACCGGAGGATTTCATCTCACCTACGACTTCAGACGTATAATTGAATACCGCCTGTTTCAGTTCTTCAAAGGATAAGCCCTCCCATGCCTTCGGCCGAAGCTGCTGACCTGGATGAGCCCACTCATCGGAATAATGGAAATCCAGCAGGATCTTCATTCCCTTTTCCTTAACACGTTTAGCTAGTCGAATTACATCATCTTTATCATTGTATCCACCTGACTTCTGTGGATCATTCCACAGTCGGAGACGAACATAGTTCACGCCGCGGTCCTTAAGGATGTCGAGCAGATCCCTTTCCGTCCCATTACTGTCCAGATATTTACCGCCATTGTCTTCAATTGCCGTTAAGGTTGAGATGTCCACCCCACGTACAAAATCATTCCGGTATCCCCCAACCTGAATATTAGCTACCGGTTGAGTAGGCGCTCCATATACATCCCCCGTAACCGTGAAGCTTCCAGCGGAAGAATATTGAATCGGATCTATCGCCTTCCATGACACGGGAACATCTGCCGTCTTTCCATTTGCATAATGAGCCTGCACTTCAGCAGGCATTACGGGTGCAATACCTTTTAGGGTGGAAACAGTAATTGGAGAATACGATGTAATAAGTTCTGGCGTAAGCCCCTCTTCTTGCCCCCAGACTTTCAATTCGGCAATGCCTGGCCACCAATCTGTTCCAGCATAATATGGAATCGTAACCTTCACATACCTCACGTCGTTAGCCTGAAAACTCACCTTCGCGATGTCTTCTGCTGTTTCGTTCGTTCGTTGATCTGCAGCCGTTGTCCATAGAGCGCCATCTGCTGACACTTCAATATGGTACTGTACCACCTGGCCTTTATCTTTCCATGTCACCTCAGCTCCCGATACCTGGTACGTTCCTCCCAGATCGACCATTAACCAATGAGGCTGCTCCGCTTCATTCCTGCTGTCTGCACTCCATTTGGTGTCGGCGCTCCCGTCCACGGCATTTTCCTTGTTGCCATTGTATTGCAGATCTTCTGCACTCACGGTAACCTGTTTATTCAATGCAACGTTTACCCCTGCTGCCCCAGCCGGACGTACCCAGAAGCCCAACTCACAGAACAGCATGAGTAAGACCAGGCAGCCGCTTATGTATTTCTTGTTCACTCTTGATCTCCCCCTTTTCGATTGACTGAACATGATTGAATCAATGATGAAATCTATACTATTGTAAGCGCTTTAGATCAAGCAGGAACACGGCATTTTCCAAAGGAAACAGCAGTTATTTCAAACAGTTTAATATCATTTGCTGCTAGCCGAACCCCCCGGACCATTGAGTCTCTCTGCTTCTCCTGTGTTAGAACAACGCCGTAACGCAAAAAAACCTGACCCTTTGCCTACGGCATCTGGGACAGGTTTACTATTTGTATTATTCCTTCCGATGGGACGGGATCAACAGTAATCCTATTTTGAATTCAGGATCCGTGTCTTGTCCGTTTCATGAACAAATCACTTATTTGTCAAGCTTCAGTTCCAGTTGGACCTGAATATCATTCTCTGTGGATAATACAACAGAGTGAGGGTTCTCCATACCGAAGTCTTCGAAAGTTACCGTCGTCGTGGCAGACAGCAGTACCTGACCATTTTCATAGGCAGCCTTTGCATCAAAAGTAACCTCTTTTTCGACGCCTTTAACCGTAAGGGTACCGTTCATTTTAAAATCCACGGTTTGCCCTGCAGTCCATTCCGCTGGCATGCCTTCAAAAGAAGTGGCCGTAAAAGTCGCTTGCGGATGTGTACTAACATCGAAGAAATCAGCTTCTTTCACGTGACCATCGCGCTGACTGTTACCCGAATCAATTCCGCTCATCTCAATCTGACCTTCCGCTTTCATCTGGGAAGCATCGTCCACATTA contains:
- a CDS encoding SPFH domain-containing protein, with translation MFGFRFVKFQPSEYVMKIKNGKVQREGVGLSFYYYEPTTSVVVLPVSSVDVPFMFEEITADYQTVTVQGQLSYRIVDYLKITQSLNYTYNLRKNKYISDDPGKLDQRVITTAKVLTKKHLEQMPLKEAIQSSERLASSMKREVVQSEELEKLGVELMSLSILAILPNKETMRALEAQAREEILRQADEALYVRRNASIEQERRVKENELNTEIAVETKKQQIRETQLQAERSVKQKENEMEQEQLQFNTAMEERRQQLIELTIANQNAEADAKAYEIAAVMRSLQDVEPNVLQAMANMGMNSDKLIALAFQELAENAGKIGQLNISPDLLQGLMSTPGREKGGHAR
- a CDS encoding glycosyl hydrolase 53 family protein, which gives rise to MNKKYISGCLVLLMLFCELGFWVRPAGAAGVNVALNKQVTVSAEDLQYNGNKENAVDGSADTKWSADSRNEAEQPHWLMVDLGGTYQVSGAEVTWKDKGQVVQYHIEVSADGALWTTAADQRTNETAEDIAKVSFQANDVRYVKVTIPYYAGTDWWPGIAELKVWGQEEGLTPELITSYSPITVSTLKGIAPVMPAEVQAHYANGKTADVPVSWKAIDPIQYSSAGSFTVTGDVYGAPTQPVANIQVGGYRNDFVRGVDISTLTAIEDNGGKYLDSNGTERDLLDILKDRGVNYVRLRLWNDPQKSGGYNDKDDVIRLAKRVKEKGMKILLDFHYSDEWAHPGQQLRPKAWEGLSFEELKQAVFNYTSEVVGEMKSSGAMPDMVQIGNEINSGVLNGLNSNVNFDENVALLKSGVDGVRAVDGGDQVQIMIHLAEGGKPELFDWYFGELEKRGLKYDIIGLSYYPFWHGTFADVRKTMNTVSAKYKKDVIIAETSYPFSYKNGDAHGNIIGSPEALNVGGATFPATVQGQHDAIAGIMDMIAEVPHGRGAGFFYWEPAWIAANVGWIASEGDAWENHAMFDYDEYPANGGYSFEGRALESLNVYKRGMDTLPVDRQQLWAAIKRGSEMVASDYTPSSWITLAPAIQTAKNTYHKAYTSEVLTQQETDEAAAALEAVMQQLEVIPADRKALEGKIAEAESYHEADWSMATWAVFSKALVKAKQVLADPRATQTEVNQAVIHLEKAIQGLSDVDKTLLIQLIEETQQQSESSYTYRSWSLLQTALQAAIVVRDKPDAIQSEVNRALEQLQQAGRDLVQLEALTTGKTATASTSAGTGGGQSNSPDGAIDSNPNTSWGTDQSVGSWWQVDLGTIANIRKLEMSMWSGGIKYRIEVSEDNENYVTVVDTTSDVVVSTSPRHILPENTQARYIRVTITAGSTWVGFMDFEAYGTFPADKTALQMTVDSASKLQQNQYTAASWSRLEEALTTAKEWMDDIEASVQNISEADSALKEAMRQLVRQESTSGPSQPVQPSQPSSPGNPAVTVPGPETEHQTEKGSTLIKGVLTGKDQYSVSLNEEQLIQLVKGLEAGNQQLRLVADVAEPYQAVTFQLPVGAWVQTQALQTLELRVGQTSVRIPMKSLQEMHASTAKTLDVVISKGSTANLSKQQKAVIGNHSVIDVKLLVDGKVLPWTDRAIEIAFSDIAKPETANTVPVVQSLSPDGQMKTVLYSAYDDSAQVMTFKPLQSGSFVIVEMNVPLTDIQAHSWAVNEVKSLYAKGIVSGMSGNRFDPLGELTRAQFLHMVVQGIGESHVPNKTGYMLSDVSEGQWYTDSIRLGLEMNIIQGRPDGSFGVHERVTREEMAVILERAMQAVKQDATSDLDVSTGEFRDNEDIAGYAKQAVSSMQQLGLLKGMGDGNFAPKQTANRAQGAVVVARMMELLY
- a CDS encoding YceI family protein, whose amino-acid sequence is MNKKTKTWVISGVAAIAILGGGGYYFANSYMGNNVDIEQVLPASTAASTTEAGTGTTVANEAAAGAEQLNGDWTISEGSKVYFSVTTSQETVNFVDEQVSGTWAINVDDASQMKAEGQIEMSGIDSGNSQRDGHVKEADFFDVSTHPQATFTATSFEGMPAEWTAGQTVDFKMNGTLTVKGVEKEVTFDAKAAYENGQVLLSATTTVTFEDFGMENPHSVVLSTENDIQVQLELKLDK